The Rhea pennata isolate bPtePen1 chromosome 5, bPtePen1.pri, whole genome shotgun sequence nucleotide sequence GCGGTGGTGCCTGGGTTGGCCATGCCCCTTGCTAACAGGGTGTGGTGACAGGGGGCGGAGACAGGGAAAGCCTCACCCTCAGGGTGGTAGGCTCAGCACAGGGCGGAGGAAGCCTGTGGCAGGAGCCACGCCCAGAGTCACAGGGGATGGGTGGCCCTGTGAGGGGGTGGGGCCTATGGGGGAGCCACGCCCCTACTTTGGAGATAGGGCCAGGGCTGAGCACCTTGGGCATGTGGCACAGCCGGCACAGCCGCCTGTGGGAGCTGAAGGCTGCGGAACGGGCAGCAGAACCAGACGAGGGCTGCGAGGCCATACCAGGGGACGAGGGCAGATGGTCGCCatccccgcagcccccagggcCCGAGGAGGCCAGCGGGCACctggtggggctgggggtgtcAGCGGCCACCCAGCGCCCGCGCATCTCCCTCTGTGCCGTCATGCGGAGCATCAGCCAGATGGAGCCACCTGAGCTGCCAGGGGAGCTCCTAGATGTGGAGGTAAGTGCCAGGACACCTAGAGGGATCTCAGGCAAAGCCAGGGACCCGTGGTACCACAGGGGCTTGGGTGGGTGGGGGAGGGGTGAGGGCATGGCCAGGGTGGCAGGGATCTGTGGGGGTAGGATGAGcaagtttggggggggggcctgTAGCCTCCCCATGGCTGCAGTGAGGCTGTGTGGGATGGGTGGCCCCAGAAGTGCATGGCCCTGTCTGGAGGCATATCCCCCTGCAGGTGTTTGAGGCTGCACCACAGGGCAGTGTCCCAGTGTGCCCCACAGAGGAGGCAAGGGGCCCTGGGCACCAAGACGAGCAGTCCCCGGTGGTGGGACTCCAGCACAGCTCCAAGGATGCGGCCTCTGAGAGCTCACCAACATCTGCCCCAGGGGTCCGGCCCTCCTCCCGGCCCCGGCGTGTGGTGCGCCAGGCCAGCCTGGATGGGGGCCCCACAGCGGCAgatggccccgcccccggcaccACGCCCTGCGGGGATGCTGCCCTGTGCTTCGCCCCTCCCTGCGGCCCTgcgccctgcgctgccctgtCCCCCACCTCTGACCCTGaccctgcctccagccccactCCGGGCCCCGCTCCCCACCTCTGACCCTCACCTGGTCCCTCACCTGCCCCCAGCATACTGCCCATATAGAGGAGGCATGAGGGGAGGAGGTGGAGCCTGCTGCACACTGGGGGCAGAGCCAGAGGAGCCatccctgcccccccccacctccctgcctgcacTTTGGAGGCAGAGGTGGCACTGCCTCACCCCCACACACATTGCCCTGCTGTGCCCCAcgttggggagggggggcatGGCGACCCCATCACTGCATACCAGCACTAGCACTCACCAGTCAGAGAATAAAAGAGTGGAAACGGCTGTCCCTGGTCATGGGATGCTCCCTCGGCCCGAGGTGCCCACGCAGGGGGGTGGTGTGGCCGAGGCAGGTGGCTTTGTGGGCAACGGGGTCTCCTGCAGTCTGTGTGGTGGGCACAAGCCCATTGCTACGTGGGAAGCACTAGGCCATGGCTACACCTGCCATCAGTAGTGGCCAGAGTGAGTGCACGGGGTGCGGGAGGAGCCTTCCCCTCCCACGTTTTCTCCCGCCTGTGGGCAGCCTGCCTGTTGCCTTGTCCCCGAACTCCCGCTTAGATTGCGAGAGTGGGAATAACAGCTCCCCTCAGGCTGCGGCGCAGCGGCGCACTACACTACCCGTCGGGGAGGTCGCAGCCACGGCCAgctgccgcccgcggggccTCATGGGAAATGTAGTCCAGCCACGGGGAAGCGCGCGCGCGACTCAGGCGCCATCTTGTGCTCGGAGGAGACACTGGGTGCGCGTACGCTTTGCAGCAGGCGAGAACCACAGCTCCCGGCGCACCTTGTGCGGGCCTTCTTCCTGGCTGCTGTGGGAGCCTGAAGCAACCATGGCTCTGCCATTGGCTCTGCCATTGGCTCTGCCATTGGCTCTGCCATTGGCTCTGCCATTGCCACTGCCAGAGCCACTGCTGTGGTGTGGGCTGTGCTGAGAGAGCCTGAGGCAAGCCAAGCCAAGGGGGGGGGACTGGGAAAGGACAAGGAGAGAAAGTGGGGGAGAGGGAGCTGGAAGCCTGCCGGAGGCCCGAGGCAGGGCATTGCTGTGGTCACAGGGTGCGGagggtgctgcagagatgctgatcATGTCATGGCTCTAGATCATCCACAGTGGCCATGCCATGACAGTGGTCATCATGGTGTCAGAGCCACACGCTGAGCCCAGGGCTGAGGTGAGAGCTGTgctgaagcaggaggagaaggagaaggaaggagcagctggcaggctgagcaggaggcagtgggagGAAGGAACAGGCTCTCAAGGCAGGGGCAAGGATCGggcctgggcagcagcagacCACAGTGAAGCTTACGACTTCAGCATGGTGTGCGCAGGGACATGCCAGACCTACCATTGCAGCCCCCACAGTGCCCTCAGTGTCAACACTTGCCTCACTGAGCTTTTTGAGTGCATGACACTGGACTACAGGTGAGGGTGCTGGGCTGGCAGCCTCTCCCAGCCTTTGGTGCAGGTCAGCCTAGGGCAGGAGGGCATGTGGGTGCAAAGCCATACAGTAAGCCACACCACACAGCACTGACCAGCCTG carries:
- the SSH3 gene encoding protein phosphatase Slingshot homolog 3 isoform X5, with product MAGTSLGAQHWPGPGTTQWPWPQSRVASTSGWRWPTWSLCGPAHLSCPALVGARPAAPKLTEQAVRTLLRDVMATADLENITSKEVRMELEHRMGHSLAQHKDFIDNEMLLVLAQMDRPSRIFPHLYLGSEWNAANLEELQQNQITHILNVAREIDNFFPALFTYMNVRVYDEDTAQLLPHWNDTFLFLSDVRAQRGRVLVHCRMGLSRSAATVLAYAMKEFGWPLERALRHVRHCRPGIVPNPGFMRQLDFYQGILQARCLRLHHRAVSQCAPQRRQGALGTKTSSPRWWDSSTAPRMRPLRAHQHLPQGSGPPPGPGVWCARPAWMGAPQRQMAPPPAPRPAGMLPCASPLPAALRPALPCPPPLTLTLPPAPLRAPLPTSDPHLVPHLPPAYCPYRGGMRGGGGACCTLGAEPEEPSLPPPTSLPALWRQRWHCLTPTHIALLCPTLGRGGMATPSLHTSTSTHQSENKRVETAVPGHGMLPRPEVPTQGGGVAEAGGFVGNGVSCSLCGGHKPIATWEALGHGYTCHQ